Part of the Elusimicrobiota bacterium genome is shown below.
TCCTCAGATTCCCAATATGCTAATTTTCGTTCATTGTGCCGTCGATCAACCCCCATATTAATTTCAATGGAAACGCCGAAGAGGCTTTCACCTTTTATAAATCCGTTTTTGGCGGTGAATTCGCCAAGGTGATGCGCCTCAAAGACCTCGCCGGCCCGGATTTCCCCGTTTCCGAAAAAGATAAAAATAAGATCCTTTTCATTGCTTTGCCCATCGGCAAAAACAACGTCCTCATGGCCAACGATGTCCCGGAGGCCATGGGGCGAGTCAACGAGAATGAAAACAGGAGTAAAATTTCAATAAGCGCGGAAAGCGAGGAAGAGGCCACCAAACTATTTAATGGCCTTTCCGCCGGCGGGAATGTGGAAATGCCCCTGGGTACAAGCCCCTGGGGATCCTATTTCGGAATGTTCCGGGACAAATACGGCATTGAATGGATGGTGGACTACGACCCCAAATACAAGGGGCAAAAGTAACACCCCTGGTCAAAGGGGCCTGGCGTACCCATTGACGAGCTGAACCGCCCAAACAGTCGCTTCAACTAAAGCCCTCCCGCCGCGCTGCGGCGCCCACGCCCGTCGAATCCCGCCTGCCCACCCCTTGAAAAACCATATAATCGTATGTATAGTTATATGGTAATTTATACCGCTCTTTGAGGTCCAAATGCTTCATTTCGAGTGGGACGATTCCAAAGACGCTCAAAACCAAAAGAAACACGGGGTGCCCTTTGGGTTAGCCCAGTATGCCTTCGCAGACAGGAAGCGCGTCATCGCCGAGGATTTGGC
Proteins encoded:
- a CDS encoding VOC family protein, with the translated sequence MPSINPHINFNGNAEEAFTFYKSVFGGEFAKVMRLKDLAGPDFPVSEKDKNKILFIALPIGKNNVLMANDVPEAMGRVNENENRSKISISAESEEEATKLFNGLSAGGNVEMPLGTSPWGSYFGMFRDKYGIEWMVDYDPKYKGQK